In Desulfovibrio sp. X2, a single window of DNA contains:
- the rpsT gene encoding 30S ribosomal protein S20 — MANHKSALKRHKQSLIRNARNRAMKTRVKNAVKAVREALAAGDKEKAQAALVDATSVLDKAAGKKVLHWRAAGRKVSRLSVAVNKLA, encoded by the coding sequence TTGGCCAATCACAAGTCCGCGCTCAAGAGGCACAAGCAGAGCCTGATCCGCAATGCCCGCAATCGGGCCATGAAGACCCGTGTGAAGAACGCCGTGAAGGCCGTGCGCGAGGCGCTGGCCGCCGGAGACAAGGAGAAGGCCCAGGCCGCTCTGGTCGACGCCACCTCCGTCCTGGACAAGGCCGCGGGCAAGAAGGTCCTGCATTGGCGTGCCGCGGGCCGCAAGGTTTCCCGCCTGAGCGTCGCGGTCAACAAGCTGGCCTAA